A single region of the Hippoglossus hippoglossus isolate fHipHip1 chromosome 17, fHipHip1.pri, whole genome shotgun sequence genome encodes:
- the pcyt1aa gene encoding choline-phosphate cytidylyltransferase A, with protein MEAESSSEMLLTRKRRRESSNGDKDEGERHVKFPRCTVGLKHPAPFADELEPADKPYQRVNMETAKRGTPPDRPVRVYADGIFDVFHSGHARALMQAKCLFPNTHLIVGVCSDDLTHTYKGFTVMNEDERYDAIRHCRYVDEVVRNAPWTLTPEFLAKHRIDFVAHDDIPYSSAGSDDVYKHIKEAGMFAPTLRTEGISTSDIITRIVRDYDLYVRRNLQRGYTAKELNVSFINEKKYHLQERVDKVKKKVRDVEEKSKEFVQKVEEKSIDLIQKWEEKSREFIGNFLQMFGPEGALKHMLKEGKGRMLQAISPRQSPNSSPTREERSPSPTFRLPFFTKTSPPPSPPPHHSGARGYLISEDDDEDDEN; from the exons ATGGAAGCCGAAAGCTCCAGTGAGATGCTGCTGAccaggaagagaagaagagagagctCCAATGGGGACAAAGATGAGGGCGAGAGGCATGTGAAATTCCCCAGATGCACTGTG GGACTGAAGCACCCTGCACCTTTCGCAGATGAGCTGGAGCCAGCTGATAAACCCTATCAGAGGGTCAACATGGAGACGGCCAAGAGGGGAACACCAC CTGACAGACCAGTGCGGGTGTATGCAGATGGCATCTTTGATGTTTTCCACTCGGGTCACGCCAGAGCTCTCATGCAGGCTAAATGCCTCTTCCCAAATACACACCTCATCGTTGGAG TGTGCAGTGATGACCTGACCCACACATACAAGGGCTTCACAGTGATGAATGAGGATGAGCGCTATGATGCCATCAGACACTGCCGCTACGTGGACGAAGTGGTACGAAACGCCCCCTGGACGTTAACGCCAGAATTCCTCGCAAAACATCGC ATTGACTTTGTGGCCCATGACGACATCCCATACTCCTCAGCGGGCAGTGATGACGTGTACAAGCACATTAAAGAAGCTG GTATGTTTGCTCCGACCCTGCGGACAGAGGGCATCTCcacctctgacatcatcacacgCATCGTCCGTGACTACGATTTGTACGTGAGACGTAACCTACAGAGAGGATACACAGCCAAGGAGCTCAACGTCAGCTTTATCAAC GAGAAGAAATACCACCTGCAGGAGCGCGTAGATAAGGTGAAGAAGAAGGTGCGTGAcgtggaggagaagagcaaGGAGTTTGTgcagaaggtggaggagaagagcatcGACCTCATTCAGAAATGGGAGGAGAAATCCAGGGAGTTCATCGGCAACTTCCTGCAGATGTTTGGACCTGAGGGAGCTCTG aaacacatgctGAAGGAAGGAAAAGGCCGCATGCTGCAGGCCATCAGCCCCAGGCAAAGCCCCAACAGCAGCCCCACCCGCGAGGAGCGCTCGCCGTCTCCCACTTTCCGTCTCCCCTTCTTCACCAAGACCTCCCCTCCACCCTCACCTCCGCCCCACCACAGCGGCGCCCGCGGATACCTCATCAGCGAGGAcgacgacgaagacgacgaaAACTGA